The DNA segment AGAGCCTGGGCTTTATTCTTGCACGTTCAACAGTCTTTTGTACATTGCTGGATGAGTAGAGAGTTTTTCTGAGAGCCAAGCCCAGAATCCACTATTGCTACGAGCGCTTTGTATCATGTCTTCTATATTTAAGCTTCCAAACAGTTTCTTGCCTAAGCAGAGTACTGCTAAGCCTTGTTTGGCACCTTCTTGTCCAACAATAGTACTGGCAATTTTGTCACAAGTATATTCACAAGCTCTATAGTATGCTTTATTGATAAAGGGCACGAATAAAATCATCGGCATTAAAAGATAGTGCTTGTCAATATGACCACGCTTGATATGAGCAAGCTCATGAGCAATTACAAATTCAATTGCTGATTCACCTTTATTGAATGCTAAGTCAAGTATGTCTGAATATAACACCATAAAAGATTTGGAGCCGAGGAAGAACTTGGTTGCAAAGGCGTTTAGTATGCCGCCACTTTGTATTATGTAAATTTCTGGTATCTTTTTGAGTCCCATTTTGCTTGCCACCTTTTCGGCAGATCTTAGTACTCCTGGCATTTGATTTTCGGTAACTTTGACTCCATGATTCTTGATGCCGCCAATAAATATACCTTGTGAAAATATTACTAGGCTAGAGAGTATGAAAAAATAAAAGATCATTACTGGCAATGTTTTTGCAACTTGAGGGTTGATTGCAGCTGTTGTAAACAGAAGTCCGACCAACGCAAAGAACATTAGGTTTGCTATTGCAAGAATTAAGAAATAGATTTTCTCTTTGCCGGTAACTAATTTGCCAATATCTATATTTTCAGTCATAGATTAGATGTTTCCCTTGTGCTGATTCGGCTTAACAGTTTTGCTTAAATATGGGTTGTTTATTGGAGTCCTGGGTTTAGGTGACTAGGCTATGATTGCTTAATCAAGAGCTTATGGTACATCTAAACTAGGTAAATCTAATCATCAATATTTTTCCAAGAGTGGCATATAAGCCTAATGAGAAAATTATCGATTTGTATATTACTTACTTGCATGTTATGGCAACCAGCATCTGCCAAGAGACAAGAATATATTAGCTACTT comes from the Cyanobacteriota bacterium genome and includes:
- a CDS encoding M48 family metallopeptidase; amino-acid sequence: MTENIDIGKLVTGKEKIYFLILAIANLMFFALVGLLFTTAAINPQVAKTLPVMIFYFFILSSLVIFSQGIFIGGIKNHGVKVTENQMPGVLRSAEKVASKMGLKKIPEIYIIQSGGILNAFATKFFLGSKSFMVLYSDILDLAFNKGESAIEFVIAHELAHIKRGHIDKHYLLMPMILFVPFINKAYYRACEYTCDKIASTIVGQEGAKQGLAVLCLGKKLFGSLNIEDMIQSARSNSGFWAWLSEKLSTHPAMYKRLLNVQE